The Magnetospirillum sp. XM-1 genomic interval CGGATGCGCCTGGGGCAAGCGGCGGAGGCCGAGCCCTGCTACCGCCGCGCCGCCGATATGCTGCCCCATCTGCCGGTGGTCCACGCCCAGCTGGCCCGCTGCCTGGACGCACTGGGCCGGGCACCCGAGGCGGCCGATGCCATGGAAGCCGCCGCCCGCCTCGCCCCCGGCGACTGGCGGATGCTGACCGATCTCGGCGCGCTGCAGCAGCAGGCGGGACGCATGCGGGCGGCCCAGGACAGCTTGCGCACCGCCATCTCGCTGCGCCCCAGCCATTCCGCCGCCCATTACAACCTGGGCAACGCCTTCTATGGCGAGGGGCGCGCCGCCGAGGCCGCCGCCTGCTACCACGCCGCCTGGACCATGGATCCCCGCCTGACCATGGCGGCCTCCAACCACCTCAACTGCCTGCACTACCTCCCCGATTTGAGCGGCAAGGACATCGGGCTGGCCCATCGGCGGATCATGGAGCGCCGCCGCACCCCCGTTCCGGCCCGTTACGCCAACGTGCCCGAGCCCGAGCGGGTGCTGCGCGTCGGCTACGTCTCCGCCGATTTCCGCCGCCATCCCCTGGGCCTGCTGATGCGCCCGGTGCTGAAAGGCCACGACCGCACGAAGGTTTTCGCCGTCTGCTACGCCACCAGGCCGGGCGACGACGACATCGCCCGCCAATTGCGCCACAACGCCGATCTCTGGCGCGAGGCCGAAAGCCTGGATGACGAAGCCCTGGCCCGGCTGATCGGAGAGGATGGAATCGACATCCTGGTGGACCTGGACGGCCACACGGCGGGCAACCGGCTGGGCCTGTTCGCCGCCAAGCCCGCTCCGGTGCAGGTGGGCTGGCTGGGCTATCCCTTCACCACCGGGCTGGCCGCCATGGACTACGCCCTGATGGACCGCGCCACGGTCCCGCCCGAGGCGGAAGGCTGGTTCCGCGAGAAGGTGGCGTTCCTGCCCGGCTCGCGCCTGTGCTACCAGGGGCCGGAAACGCCGGAACCCGCGCCGCCGCCCGTGCTGGCACGCGGCCACGTCACCTTCGGCAGCTTCAACAACATCGCCAAGCTGAACGACCGGGTGATCGAATCCTGGTCGCGCATCCTGGCCCGCACGCCCGGATCGCGCCTGCTGCTCAAATGGCCCCACCTCGCCCATGCGGAAGTGGCCGGACGCCTGCGCGACGCTTTCGCCGCCTGTGGCATCGCGCCCGAGCGGCTGGAGATGCGCGGCAATTCGCCGCCGGCGCAATTGCTGGCCGAGTATGCCGACGTGGATATCGGCCTCGACCCCTTCCCCTATTGCGGCGCCTTCACCTCGTGCGAGGCGCTGTGGATGGGGGTGCCGGTGGTCACGCAGCCGGGACCGCGCCCCTTCTCGCGCCAGACCCTGGCCCTGCTTGCCGCCATGGGGATGGAGGGCGAACTGGCCCGCCCGAACCTCGAGGGCTACGAGGATCTGGCCGTCGCCCTGGCCGCCGATCCCGCCCGCCTGTCGGATTTGCGACGCCGCCTGCGCCCGGCCATGCGCCAAGGGCCGGGCGACGAGGCCGCTCATGTGGCGGCGGTGGAGGACTTCTTCCGGACGGCCTGGAAAGGCTGGTGCGCAAAGATAAAGGGGGAGGCCTGAAATCGGGCCTCCCCCTTTACCGCTCTCCCCTACCCCCCCGGGTCGGAAAGCGCGTCGATGGCGATCGCGTCGCAAAAAAAATGACCCGGCCCAATGGGCTCAGGTCCTTGCGGGTTTCTACTTACCACCGTTTGCCGACATCGCCAAGCGCAAAAGGTTAGAAATCCCCCATACTAAAGCTCAGGCGTGACAATTGGTGCGGAATCATTCCGTCCTGTCGTACTTCCGACACTCGGAGCGGATCGGCGGACACGGAATTTTTTCTGCTGCCTAAAGGCCATAGCGGTCTTGTTACACCCCGGCATTTTGCCCCGTATCGCTTAAAATTCGGCTCATTTCCGCCGTTTTTAAAAATTGGTATTGCAATGCGTATTTCAAAACACGCACTCTTGATGTGGGCGTTGTCCTCGCATACCATCTATGTGACGTTTTTTTGAGCAATTATACTTTTGTGGCGCGGGTCTTGCTAAGAGAGTTCGGCAGGACCACGGGAACAGGCCCAAGACGGGACTGGCCCTTGGGTGCCCGGAAGTTTCACCCGAAGGAGGGCTCAGGCTCGATGACCGTTCGTATCACCCGCCGTCGCGCCATCACCATTCTGGCCGCCGCCGCCGGACTGCCGCTACTGATGAAGGCCAATGCCGCCCAGGCCCACCTGGTGCGCTGGGAAGGGACGACGCTGGGTGCGCCGTCCTCCATTCAGCTCTACGCCGCCGACGAGGCCAAGGCCAAGGCGGCCCTGGCCGCCGCGCAAGGAGAGCTGGCCCGTCTGGAAGCCATGTTCAGCGTCTATCGCGCCGATTCGGCCCTGTCGGCCCTGAACCGCGACGGCAAGCTGGACAACGCGCCGGCCGAATTCATCGAACTGGTCGCCCACGCCAAGTCCCTGGCCGAGATCAGCGGCGGCGCCTTCGACCCGACCATCCAGCCGGTGTGGCAGCTGTATTTCAGCCACTTCACCGCCGCCTCCCCCGATGCCGCCGGCCCGGCGGCCAAGGACATCGAGGCCGCCCTGGCCCTGGTGGACTGGAAGGGCATCGAGATCGACGCCGCCGGCCGCAGCGTCCGGCTGGCCCGGCCCGGCATGGCGCTGACGCTCAACGCCCGCGCCCAAGGCTACATCACCGACAAGGTGTCG includes:
- a CDS encoding glycosyltransferase family 41 protein — protein: MTSDPAQLLRQAESLHNQGRLDEAEALYQRIVAPPPLAAKALTNRGVIAQQRGQTDDALALHRHALDLAPDLAEAWCNRGDLFSDLGRLDEAEADFARAASLSPGLAPAWFNLGNTRMRLGQAAEAEPCYRRAADMLPHLPVVHAQLARCLDALGRAPEAADAMEAAARLAPGDWRMLTDLGALQQQAGRMRAAQDSLRTAISLRPSHSAAHYNLGNAFYGEGRAAEAAACYHAAWTMDPRLTMAASNHLNCLHYLPDLSGKDIGLAHRRIMERRRTPVPARYANVPEPERVLRVGYVSADFRRHPLGLLMRPVLKGHDRTKVFAVCYATRPGDDDIARQLRHNADLWREAESLDDEALARLIGEDGIDILVDLDGHTAGNRLGLFAAKPAPVQVGWLGYPFTTGLAAMDYALMDRATVPPEAEGWFREKVAFLPGSRLCYQGPETPEPAPPPVLARGHVTFGSFNNIAKLNDRVIESWSRILARTPGSRLLLKWPHLAHAEVAGRLRDAFAACGIAPERLEMRGNSPPAQLLAEYADVDIGLDPFPYCGAFTSCEALWMGVPVVTQPGPRPFSRQTLALLAAMGMEGELARPNLEGYEDLAVALAADPARLSDLRRRLRPAMRQGPGDEAAHVAAVEDFFRTAWKGWCAKIKGEA
- a CDS encoding FAD:protein FMN transferase → MTVRITRRRAITILAAAAGLPLLMKANAAQAHLVRWEGTTLGAPSSIQLYAADEAKAKAALAAAQGELARLEAMFSVYRADSALSALNRDGKLDNAPAEFIELVAHAKSLAEISGGAFDPTIQPVWQLYFSHFTAASPDAAGPAAKDIEAALALVDWKGIEIDAAGRSVRLARPGMALTLNARAQGYITDKVSDVLRSHGFSQMLVDMGEPRALDAKPDGSAWRIGIANPADNTRAVTSVDVVNKCVSTSGGYGTIFDEAGKFTHIIDPKTGRTAPADLGVTVIADNATIADGLATALILAPEAERQRILRAGGALQAFFVTPQGVVATVTA